In Candidatus Babeliales bacterium, a single genomic region encodes these proteins:
- a CDS encoding glutaredoxin, translated as MKKTLFFATLICGLFLASTLELKAAPSKKSIKLYTTKNCGYCHKVIKFLKKIKHYDDVIIVDANEKYDELVKLSGGSQVPFLHDEQRSVTMLESDDIIEYFKNRFN; from the coding sequence ATGAAGAAAACATTATTTTTTGCAACACTTATCTGTGGTCTATTTTTAGCATCAACTCTTGAACTAAAAGCTGCGCCATCAAAAAAATCTATTAAACTATACACCACTAAAAATTGTGGTTACTGTCACAAAGTGATTAAGTTTTTAAAAAAAATAAAACACTATGATGACGTAATTATAGTTGATGCAAATGAAAAGTATGATGAACTTGTAAAATTAAGTGGCGGCAGCCAAGTTCCTTTTCTGCACGATGAACAACGATCAGTAACAATGCTGGAAAGCGATGACATCATCGAATATTTTAAAAATCGATTTAATTAA